In Oreochromis aureus strain Israel breed Guangdong linkage group 17, ZZ_aureus, whole genome shotgun sequence, the genomic stretch AATGTGGATCCAGGTCTTTTCAGGGCAGTTCTGAAATTCTTTTCTTGCCCTGCCTGCAGTCAACAGGCCACTGCATTCACCTTCACCATGACTCACTCattatattcaattcaattcgattcaattcattttatttatgtagtgccaaatcacaacagttgcctcaaggcgcttcaaaTTGTAAGGCAAAGGCCCTGCAATGATAGACAGAAACGACCcactctgagcaagcactttagcgacagtgagaaggaaataCGTACTcctttttaacaagaagaaacctttGGCTGAACCAGTCTcagagaggggcagccatctgccatgactggtTGGGAGCGATGGGGGAAAGACAGAATAAGAGGCACACTGTTGAAGAgggattaataataattaatgactAAAttcagagtggtgtataaaacACAGCGActgaaaaaggtgagtgaagaagaaatactcatcAAGGCAACAGCCTAAAcctattgcagtgtaactaagggGGGATTCAAGGTCAACTGATCTAGACGTAACCATATGCTTTAGAaacaaaggaaagttttaagcctaattttaaaaagtagaaaGCGTGTCTGTCTCTCAAGTCCAAACTGGGatctggttccacagaagagggcctgaaagctggaggctctgcctcccattctacttttaagtaAGCCcacagtgtgagagcgaagtgctcttaGGGAATGTTTGAGATTAAAAGGAAGGTTCAAGATTGGCCTATAACTAAAGATAAACATAAGATAAAGACTCCTTAATTGTCGCTGTACTTGGGTAGTGAAATTGGAGGACAGCTTACGTTTCAGCAGACTACCATACATACATTCTTACTTGGTTACACTCATCATTCATCCATGAAATTAGATAATACAATAATATAGCAAATATAATAAGatagtaaaaataaaagtataagTATACATAAATATAGTTCTGCTAAAAAAGGATATTGCACAGCTTGCCACGCACTCTGGTTTCCCATCAGATTACTGCCAAAGACCTACGGTTTATCCACAACGCACATGCGCAAACTACAAGAGAGAAGCTGCTGGCCTCTCCGCTAGCCCCCAGTCATTGTCAGCTGTGCCTGGATACATCCTCAGTGACAGAGACAATTACATTTTTCTATAAGATTGAATTAAGCACAGCTTTCAGCGACGTGTAAACGATGGATGCACATATTAAGTGAAGGGGGATGAGCTTTATTGCAGCGCTGTCTGAGATAAAAGGAGAGAGATCGCTTTACTTCGGAACGTTTTCATTCATGACTATTTTTAGATTTGACGCTTGTCCTGACTGAACCTGGTTTAATTACTGCCACCTTACAGACATGTGGTATGTAGGCCATTAATAGAAAGACTGATATTTAAGATCAAAGTGTTAATTAATggtaggacttctttgagtgtgaacatgattgtttttttctctaattgttaatttgtttttcttgaagaAATGTATTAAGTCACAACTAGTTACTGTGAAAGGAAAGTTCAAAAGAGCTCTAACTCTTTGACACCCGGGTTATAGTTCTGAAGAGAAACATGGGGTTATTCTTCGTTTCTTGAATCAGTGATACAAGTAAGATATCCCAGCTTTAGGAAggcctttgttgttgttgttgtttttcgtttgtttgtttatggagCAACAAACTCTTTTTCTGGGCTAAATAAAGATCTTCTAATTTTGTGAGATGCCATTTCCTCTCTAGCTTACTGGTTGTCAGCTTTAAGGTCCACGTTTGAGGGAGTCAAGTACTTTTGATTTgaagctttatttttcagaggAGCCACAGTATCAAGGGTCGTATGCAGTGAGGATGTAGCACTACTAATGAGATAAATGACTTCTGGGGTAGTTGTTCTGTACTGTGTCAGGACATGGTATTGAAGAGGGTAACATGCCTACTGTGCTGAAATGTATTCCCCACTGCTGagtgaattttaaaatgttattaagAGAGTATAGCCCTGTAGACTTGTACATCTTACTGAGGTAAACTCTGAATTAATAAATGCATTGCATGGCTGTAGATACTTCAATGAAAGTGTTCTTCATTTGGTGAGATATTTTCAGGagtgttttttcccccagagAAGAGAAAAGGAACCTGTAATCATCCACTTCAGTTGCCTTCCATAGCATTCTCATTCATTGAACTTGCAAGTGCATTCTTTAATTTTAGGAACTAATCAAATTGTTGTATAAAGTCCTAAAAGTTTCCACTAGCTCTcagtttccttttgttttgttttgtgataaATAATGCATCCtaggacgtgtgtgtgtgtgtgtgtgtgtgtgtgtgtgtgtgtgtgtgtgtgtgtgtgtgtgtgtgtgtgtgtgtgtgtgtgtaaaaatcaATTAATTAGTCAACAACACTTAATGACTATCAAGCCACAAGCACAGAGCACAAGAACATTTTCAGTCTGTTGATCGGGTGTTCAGAACTTTgccttttatatattttttataccAGTTGCGAAGATAAATAAAATACCTAGAAGCACATTTTAAGCTCATCAACGTATAATTATCTGGAGGATATACTGCTATTATTATTGTTGATTATCTCAATTAGAGTTCAAGTTAGTTCGTTCTTCTTCGCTGATTTAATTCAGGCGATATGCAGGACTTCAATTTCGTGGGTCTTTTTGGGGTCCTTGACGTGGCATTAATAAACAAAGATGGCGGTGGCGTTTACACCTTCGTTGAATTTTACTCTGAATTAAAAACTTTGTAGTCTTAAGTAATTGGAGTATTTCCTACATGTGTCTCGTTAGTCGAGTTGCAAAATGAGCGGTTGGGCCGGTTTTTCAGACGAGGAGCTGCGCAGGATACAGCAGAAAGGTAAGTTAACCTTTCTTGCTGCTAGTGAGAGACGAAGCACTCAGCACTTCACTCTGATATTTTATTCCTACTTCTTTACTGTAGTAGTAACCATGGTCACGTGCCCTTTTTCAGACTCTACTGTATCTGCACCTCCAGTCCGGGGTCGAAAACCGGCTTCAGGTAACCGGAGTCGGCAGCAGTTGCAGCGAGAAAGAGCCCTGCAGTCAGCAGCCCAAAAAAGCACAGGAGCCGAGTCACTTGTTCTTTCACCCGAACAACAACTCACCAAACCGTCCCCTAGGGAAGAGCCTAAACCCACAGCCCCGGCGACAACACCCACTGTCAAACAAGAGGTGCAGCAGGAGCCCGATATAATGAAGCCCAATGAAAACGACCAACCGACTACAGAAGAAGAAACCCCAGTGGTTAAAGAGCTGGATAAGCAAGAGATTGAATTGTTAGTATGATTTTGTTCTCACGTGCACTGTAAAGATGACAGGTACACTGACCAATATTTACATAGTAGGTGTAATACCAGGGTAggaaacatgcacaaacatgcaTTGTGTGTTTTCATGCACACGCTGGGCCATTCTGTGCTCTTCTTTGAGACTGTATCAGAGTGAATCTAAATATACAAATAGATCCAACATTTCTtggacaaaaacacattttttgtagttttaccacaaaggattttaaaacaaccaagatgtgattgaagGACAGATCTTCAGCTTTGATTAATTATCATCAACTGTTTAGAAACCGTACCCATTTTTATGCATAGTCCCCCATATTCTAAGGCTCAAAAGTATTTGgagaaatttaattttaaatataaggatAATTTTTTATAATTTGAAACAGTCTTCCTGCATATTTTTATCTTTTGGTCTTTCTGATACAAATTCATGTTGATTTTATTTAGCCAAAGAATTAATTTTCAGCATTAGGCAGGCTCTTTCAGATGGTTTTTTGGTAAAGTCTATTCTGGTCTTCTTGTTCTTGAATGTAACTAGTAGTTTGCACTTGCTGTAAACCTTGGCATTTCCCCACATAAAAGTACCTCTTGATTTTAGAGTTTGTTAATGATACCCACCTCCTCGGGAGTGTTCTTGACTTTGTTAGAGGTATGCAATGTCCCCTTTATAATGTAGTACCGAATGGGTTATCACATGACTCGTCCGGCCAGGAAATGTTGACATTTTTGAATGTTGACATTCAGTCGTGACATTGATTTGAGATCATATCAAATCAGTTAATGTGTCTAGTTaatgcagtctatctgggtgaGAAACAAAACTTTAACTTACCACAGTAGATGGCTCCTCTCTGCCCTACTTTGCTGCTGGATGCATAGCACTCATCAGTGCTGTATCAATGTTTAGTTAATGTTCTAGTGGAACATAAAAGTGATGGTTGTGGAAAATAAACGCCTTTGCTTCTGTATAGACAAATCATTGGAAATTATTGATTTCCAGGACACAGGACTTGTCAGGGTATCCTGTCATTGTAACAGTGGCTGTGGATCCTTTGGTTCCTGTGGGTTTCCAAAATATGGCCTCTATGGAACAGACTTCTTTCAGATTTGGAACAGATTTAGATGTGGGTAGTTTGGGAGACCTGCAAAAACCTCTGGGTTCTTTGTCCTGCTCCTTTAACGCTTCCTGAGCAGTTTCTTTACACTGTAAGGGTTGAACTGTCTTGCAGAAGCAGGACGATTTTGCTAGGGATTGTTGTTCTCACGGAGGGGGTGGGCCTTGGTTGGCAGTGTTGGTTGGTGGGTGATGTAGATCAAAGCGATATCCACAAGAATGATGCATGATTCTTTTGGTTATCTTTGGCTGTCAAAGCAATCATAGTATATGATCCATGTGATTTGAGTGCTTTATAAATGACAGTGCTGTCAGTCTTGTACATGTGGCTCACATTTCAGTTAAATTTATGCATACTACCTCAGCACTGTCCACATCTTACTCAATTTCCCTCTGGGATGAATAAGGTTTCTCTGATTCAGATTCTGATCTCCACCAAATacttggggggaaaaaagggaatCAGAATATCAACACACAGTgattaaatcttacaaataatAATTTGCCAAACCCATACCATAGGGTGCTGTTGTGTTTGtaaatttgaattattttgaaAGACACTGTTCCTTTCATAAtgctgatgttttttgtttggtctTTCTGAGATGAAATTGcaaatgtatttgtttaaatTCTCATTTTGTGTGATGGCAGACGGGAAAAGACACGTCTGGAGCAACTTCAGCAAGAGCAGAAAATCATCGAAGAGAGGAACAAACGCAAGAAAGCTCTGCTGGCAAAAACTATCGCTGAGAAGTAAGTATATGTAGTTTGGTGCTCCCTAGAATACCAAGTCAACATGATGAATATAAATGGGCCTCAAAACTGCAAAGATTAAGGTCAaggtaaaaacaacaaaaaaaaccaatatGTATGAATGGTTTATTATTTTCCACAGATCCAAACAGACTCAGGAAGAGACTGTAAAGCTAAAGAGAATCCAGAAAGAGCTGCAAGCCCTCGACGACATGGTGTCTAATGACATTGGCATCCTGAGAGGAAAGATAGAGCAAGCCAGTTGGGAGTACACAGCTGCAAGGTAGACTTAAcatcaggaaaaaaatatttaaaaaagtgtcAGTAAACCTTTTTCCACAGCTGACATGAATTTGTTACAATACTGAAAGCACAGATGGTTTTTGATGACTTCATGGCCCACCGGTACACTTAAGCCCACATTCACACCTGGTACCTGTGATCCAGTCACCTTAGTTAGGTCACACCTTAGGCATTAGAATGCATCCACACATGCATGTCAGTTGACCAGTTGAAGTGTCACTCTCCACTAGGGATGAATATTGACTAAAATTTCCTTGATCCCAATGCAAGTGGCTGAAAATAAACATGGAAGTgccaaaactgcagttcctccatTGAGCTGTTTTTTGTTCAACTGCTTATGTTGAATGACCCTAACTAGGGTCACTTAAATTGTCTTTTCCACTCTTGTTGGTGCTTTTGTCACCTGACAGTCCACCGTCTGATCTAAATACGGGCAGTCCTGGCTTTCAGAAAAATCATCATGGCAACAGCCATAATGCAAGTGTTGGATGATTCAAAATGAAGAGTCTGAATCGGTGGGCGATGTTAcagtgactttgtttttcttttagatacAGTCTGGATATCAGTGCCATTATAGATTGTGGTTATATTTCAGATTGTTGTAGACCATCAAaggttgtttttaatgtcaacactttatttattctttGCCCCGAGTCAGATCTATATATGACACAGTGATGAGAGTGGAGAAAAATGCTGTGTGAAACAGCCATTAGTTTCACATTGATGTTCTTCCTGGAGCCTCTCCGAAAACTGTTTCTGCTGTCATTCAATTTGTTGAACAGTAACTCCTAAGGGGTGTGCTGCTttatattgcttttattttcaaaagtataaATTGTCCCTAGTACAGGATGTGCTTTGAAATCATAGAAACACTGCCCCCTACAGTACTCATGTAACCTTTAACAATATATGCTCCATGCTTCAACatacagagaacagaacaactGAAATCATGATTCATTTATCATAAAATACAGGTTTAACTTCCTGTATCTTGTATTATGATGTTTTACTTTCCCAGTGTAAACAGTCTTCTGTCCTGTGATATGGTAACTCTCTATTTGACCTAGTTCATGAAGCTACAGCCTGTCATGTAGTGACATTAGCCCTGTATCATTACAGGTGTTTGTATAATGAAAAGACAAACCCGACCTTCACACACTCGGTACACTGGATTCTGTTATGATTATGCTGATTTAGTCAGTTGTTGAGATGTTGCTGAGATGCAACATAATAGCTAGAGGTGAAATTTGATTTTTGGAAATGTTTGGCATCATCTGGTTTGTTACCACAGTGTTTCCAAACACCATGTGGTCTTCTGTTCTTTGCAattaaaacaatatttctgcATTCAGACATTGTGAGAGAATAAGCATCTGTTCTCAGCAGGTTATGAGACACTGCCAGTACAGTCGGTTTTAGTTCAGTCACCAACTCTGCATGTCATTGTTTTGTATTCATTGAAGTGCACGGTGTTCCAGACATAATAAGcaccaaatgaaagaaaatttagaaaaacaaaagtatatACAAGCACTGGTGAATTGACCTTTTTGTTAGTTGCTGAATaagtaaagtgtgtgtgtgtagtttctAAACATTATTAATTTTAACAAACTTCATCATCAAACAAATCACCATCTTTTCACAGTCCATGAACTCTGGTCTCCAGTATTTGTCAGTCCCAGTATCAATGATTGCATTCTGTGAAGACATGCCCTCACTGTGCCTCCGACTGACTAGCGTGTATTGCTACAGTTAGATGGTTAGGGTAAAGCAGAATGGAAGACTGTCTTCATGAAATGTGGGAGAGGAAAATAACTAATGCTGTGTGCTGTGACACAGAGAGCAGAGAACGTAAGCTCTGTTCCCACAATGGAGCAAAATGGAGAAACTTTTTATTAAGCAGGCTTTTGAGATTTACTCGCTAAATGAAGACTTCAGTAGGAATTTAAGCTATTAGTTACTGCattaactttatttactttGGTCCATTATTTAATGTCACTTTTAACAATAGCAACTGTTTTAGATGAATTGTTAAGAAATTACTACTTTTACAACTATATACATATACAAGTCTTTGACTTCCTGGAACCAGAATGTGTTTATTTAGTTcttgaattattattaatttaagcTTGCCGATTGGAggatttttttctattcttaTATAAATTCTCAGGATTATTTTTCTTGAAAAATTTTGTAAACTCCATTTGTGTTCCTAAGTGGTTAAAATTTgacaaaaagcagaaagaacacaCTTCCTAACACATTGATCAGATGACCAAGCATATTTGGTCATAGTACTTATGAAATATAAACGAGCAGGCATACTTGGATCTCTTTTAGTGAATATTCTAAGTAAAATAAAACCGTTACTTATTCATCAAGGAAATTGAGCTCAAAAACAGCATATCATTTCTGAGTGTGCTGTTTTTATCCTCTTCATGTTTCTTAGtcattttcttctcttatttCTTCACAGAAAGCGTTATGAGAAGGCGGAAGCTGAGTACGTGATAGCCAAGCTGGACCTTCACAAGAAAACGGAGGTGAAGGAACAGCTGACGGAGCACCTCTACGCCATCATCCAGCAAAATGAGCTGCGCAAAGCCCACAAGCTGGAGGAACTGATGCAGCAGCTACAGCTTCAGGCTTCTGAAGAGGAGCTGGAGAGGCaaaaggaagaggagaggagaaactTAGAGATGCAAAAAGACGTGGAAAAGGAAAATGGCTCTGTGGAGAGTCAGGAGGTAAAGGTGGAATCAACTAAAAATTGTGGACCTAAAGAGAAAGAGACTGTGAAGAAAGAGACTGGAGATTCTGAGCAAGACTGTAAAACACTAGAAAACTGTCTTCAGACTGAATCTGTGGCTGTGTCGTGAGGCAATCTTAATCTGTTATGTCTCTATAAATATCTGTTATTTACTGATGGGTGACAAATTGAACAAAGATGTTGTATCAAGTGTCTGTGTCAAGGTGTTGACCATCACATGTGGGCAGAACAGCTGATGAGATTGTTGCGATCACTGTCAAATACCTTAGTCTAAAATCTGATGACTGTTGAGGCCAGATCACATGAGTCACATCGTTGTTATCGTCTAGTTAAACATTTGCATCAAATAACTTTACTGTAAGTATGACAGAAAAATATTCCCCACAGCATATTATGCCTGTTTAAAatcaatactttaaaaaaaaaaatttaaattacaaatttaCACTAACAAGACAAAGACTGATCAGTAGCAAAGCATCATTTCTAGAGAGATGAaggggaaggggaaaaaaacacgcAATACAAAGTGAAAAACACTTACAACAGGTTTCTCCAGCTGCCACGTTTTCCATGTTGGCATCCTTAACAGCCTTGGTTAATACAGAAGAAGCATCGTTATGTTTTGGattgtatttttgcttttaaaagttGCAGCTCTTAGAAAGCTGTATGTTACTAACACGATTGGTTAGTCTGAAAAACTCATGTAGCGAAAGCTCGCAGAGAACATCTGGTCTGATTTCTGGTGTTATgtgtttcacacttttttttttccttttttttttgtgaggcTGCTTCtatttaattgtttaaacaTTGAGAAATTTACCTCCTTTTGTTAAATAAA encodes the following:
- the gorab gene encoding RAB6-interacting golgin; translation: MSGWAGFSDEELRRIQQKDSTVSAPPVRGRKPASGNRSRQQLQRERALQSAAQKSTGAESLVLSPEQQLTKPSPREEPKPTAPATTPTVKQEVQQEPDIMKPNENDQPTTEEETPVVKELDKQEIELREKTRLEQLQQEQKIIEERNKRKKALLAKTIAEKSKQTQEETVKLKRIQKELQALDDMVSNDIGILRGKIEQASWEYTAARKRYEKAEAEYVIAKLDLHKKTEVKEQLTEHLYAIIQQNELRKAHKLEELMQQLQLQASEEELERQKEEERRNLEMQKDVEKENGSVESQEVKVESTKNCGPKEKETVKKETGDSEQDCKTLENCLQTESVAVS